Proteins encoded in a region of the Labeo rohita strain BAU-BD-2019 chromosome 22, IGBB_LRoh.1.0, whole genome shotgun sequence genome:
- the LOC127153389 gene encoding uncharacterized protein LOC127153389, producing the protein MSLQEQFANNLEKHLRKTPGFGTMPFSVILIGLEMLMDREFSCPCTPGLNVILISFIFLGPALLSLTVMLFMRRPCRRKSQNVAELFLFTLIPSSLWMFLLLFEGEYVACGMVHWEGDYVLDNELQIKWCKPTGMSDAGVNRTDLRELTEKFTFYSRLSALALLSVLCISILTAIVYSDCKKRAVEQVDKHNEPTQETSLSGSEAEVQQQPV; encoded by the exons ATGTCGTTGCAAGAACAATTTGCGAACAACCTGGAAAAACATCTTAGAAAAACTCCAGGATTTGGCACGATGCCATTTTCTGTTATATTAATCGGACTGGAAATGTTAATGGATCGGGAATTTTCGTGCCCGTGTACACCAGGCCTTAACGTGATACTGATTAGCTTCATCTTTCTTGGACCTGCTCTTCTGTCTCTGACTGTGATGTTGTTCATGAGAAGGCCTTGCAGACGTAAATCGCAGAATGTCGCAGAGCTGTTTTTATTTACCCTGATTCCGTCTTCATTGTGGATGTTTTTGCTGCTGTTTGAGGGTGAATATGTTGCTTGTGGCATGGTACACTGGGAAGGAGATTACGTTTTGGATAATGAGCTCCAGATAAAATGGTGCAAACCCACTGGAATGAGTGACGCCGGAGTGAACAGAACAGACCTGCGAGAACTGACCGAAAAATTCACTTTCTACTCGAGG cTTTCAGCTTTAGCGCTACTGTCAGTCCTCTGCATTTCCATCTTGACTGCCATCGTTTACAGTgactgtaagaaaagagctgtGGAGCAAGTGGATAAACACAATGAACCAACACAAGAAACATCTCTCAGTGGCTCAGAAGCAGAAGTTCAGCAGCAACCAGTTTGA